The following coding sequences are from one Candidatus Borkfalkia ceftriaxoniphila window:
- a CDS encoding ABC transporter ATP-binding protein yields the protein MKNKRLKGVKSGITRRLLTYVKPYRGYVAGAFVFSILYVACVLIGPVLYGWAIDAMIGKGAVDFAEVAKMTTGFIVSVVFSSLSQKFLNNCVNSLCYKLVRDLRREAFYSITSARVKYVDTHAQGDVMSRVVNDVDVISDGLLQGVAQLFTGVMTILATLAVMFVINYIIAIVVVVLTPVSMFVAAFIAKNTFKSYKRQVAVQGELTAHTKELLGGQKTVILFNEEKYSVQKFEEIDQRLYDVGWKAQSFSALVNPSTRFVNAVISAVVGVLGAIFCILTVGDSLVLGAFTLPAFSVGMLSAFISYANQYTKPFNEISNVVTQLQNAFASAGRVFEVIDEPGEDLAGEAALPVCRGDIRLENVGFSYSPEQKLIENLNLDVKAGSKIAVVGPTGCGKTTLINLLMRFYDLNAGNIYVDGVNAKDIPLDEYRKLFGMVLQESFLSGETVAYNISYGAENATREQIEQAAKAAYCDFFIRNLEEGYDTRLSDNVNVSQGEKQLLCIARIMLVNPPMLILDEATSNIDTMTEMRIQKAFQKIMKGKTSFIVAHRLSTILDADTILVMDHGSVIEQGTHAELLAKKGFYYHLYNSQFARGE from the coding sequence ATGAAAAATAAACGTTTGAAAGGCGTCAAGAGCGGGATCACCCGCAGGCTTCTGACCTACGTCAAGCCGTATCGCGGTTATGTGGCGGGCGCGTTCGTATTCAGTATTTTATACGTCGCCTGCGTGCTCATCGGTCCCGTGCTCTACGGCTGGGCGATCGACGCGATGATCGGCAAGGGCGCGGTGGATTTCGCGGAAGTCGCGAAAATGACGACGGGATTTATCGTCAGCGTCGTCTTTTCCTCGCTCTCGCAAAAATTTCTGAATAACTGCGTCAATTCGCTGTGTTATAAACTTGTGCGCGATCTCAGGCGCGAGGCTTTTTACAGCATCACTTCCGCGCGCGTCAAATACGTGGATACGCACGCCCAGGGCGACGTGATGAGCCGCGTCGTCAACGACGTGGACGTCATTTCCGACGGCCTGTTGCAGGGCGTGGCGCAACTCTTTACGGGCGTAATGACCATTCTGGCGACGCTCGCCGTCATGTTCGTCATCAATTATATCATCGCGATCGTAGTGGTCGTGTTAACGCCCGTTTCCATGTTCGTGGCGGCGTTCATCGCTAAAAATACCTTTAAGAGTTACAAACGGCAGGTGGCGGTGCAGGGCGAACTGACCGCGCACACCAAGGAACTCTTGGGCGGACAGAAGACGGTCATCCTCTTCAACGAAGAAAAATACTCCGTGCAAAAATTCGAAGAGATCGACCAGCGGCTGTACGACGTGGGCTGGAAAGCGCAGTCCTTTTCCGCGCTCGTCAACCCCAGCACCCGTTTTGTCAATGCCGTCATCAGCGCGGTGGTGGGCGTTCTGGGTGCGATCTTCTGCATTCTCACCGTCGGCGATTCGCTCGTTTTAGGCGCGTTCACCCTTCCCGCGTTTTCCGTGGGCATGCTCTCGGCGTTCATTAGTTACGCCAACCAATATACGAAACCGTTCAATGAAATTTCCAACGTCGTCACGCAGTTGCAAAACGCGTTCGCGTCCGCGGGGCGCGTGTTCGAAGTCATCGACGAACCCGGCGAAGATCTGGCGGGCGAAGCCGCGCTTCCCGTCTGCCGCGGCGATATCCGGCTCGAAAACGTCGGTTTTTCCTATTCGCCCGAACAAAAACTGATCGAAAACCTCAATCTCGACGTGAAGGCGGGCAGCAAGATCGCCGTCGTCGGACCCACGGGGTGCGGCAAGACGACGCTCATCAATCTTTTGATGCGCTTTTACGATCTGAACGCGGGCAATATCTACGTGGACGGCGTCAACGCGAAGGACATTCCGCTGGACGAATACCGCAAACTGTTCGGCATGGTGCTGCAGGAGAGTTTTTTGAGCGGCGAAACGGTGGCTTACAATATTTCCTACGGCGCGGAAAACGCGACGCGCGAACAGATCGAACAAGCGGCGAAAGCGGCGTACTGCGACTTTTTTATACGCAATCTGGAAGAGGGGTACGATACGCGGCTGAGCGACAACGTGAACGTATCGCAGGGCGAAAAGCAGTTGTTGTGCATTGCGCGCATCATGCTCGTCAATCCGCCCATGCTCATATTGGACGAAGCGACGAGCAATATCGACACCATGACGGAAATGCGTATCCAGAAAGCGTTTCAGAAGATCATGAAGGGCAAAACCAGTTTTATCGTGGCGCACCGCCTATCGACCATACTGGATGCAGATACCATTCTGGTGATGGACCACGGCTCCGTCATCGAGCAGGGGACGCACGCGGAACTGCTCGCGAAAAAAGGATTTTACTATCATTTGTATAATTCGCAGTTTGCGAGAGGCGAATAA
- a CDS encoding ribonuclease J — protein sequence MFLGGVGEIGKNMTAIEYGNDIIVIDAGLTFPDEELPGIDLVIPDISYLVANRKKVRGILITHGHEDHVGGLPYLLKEVSAPVFGTKLTLALADNKLREHRLNKVDMRCVKPKDKIKLGCFGVEFINVNHSIAGAVALCIDTPQGRIFHSGDFKIDLTPVAGDQIDLPRISEIGREGVNLLLCESTNVERQGYTMSETVVGTTLDHLFAEHVNRRIIVATFASNVHRLQQIIDLAAKYRRKVALSGRSMLNVVDAAGKIGELNIPEGVLIDVEKIKNYFDREIVIVSTGSQGEPMSALTRMASGDFNKVTIGSNDTIIISASPIPGNEKMVYKVINNLYRKGANVVYESLEKIHVSGHACQEELKIMHSLLKPKFFIPVHGEYRHLKRHVQLAADLGMGENNMLICGIGNCVELTRETMQFGESVSSGSRLVDGGSLEDRENSEVMKDRKSLSEDGIFVITACVSERSGELLSEPEVINRGFVMPENADYASDIRQIVVGCASQVNVRGDRDNTEYKAAVQKSVKNFIYKKTKQNPVVMVNIIRI from the coding sequence ATGTTTTTAGGCGGCGTCGGCGAGATCGGCAAAAACATGACCGCCATCGAATACGGCAACGACATCATCGTCATCGACGCGGGGCTTACCTTTCCCGACGAGGAACTTCCCGGCATCGATCTGGTCATTCCCGACATCAGTTATCTTGTCGCCAACCGCAAAAAGGTGCGCGGCATTCTCATCACGCACGGGCACGAGGACCACGTGGGCGGGCTTCCCTACCTCTTAAAAGAGGTCAGCGCGCCCGTGTTCGGAACCAAACTGACGCTCGCGCTCGCGGACAACAAACTGCGCGAACACCGCCTCAACAAGGTGGATATGCGCTGCGTCAAGCCCAAGGATAAGATCAAACTCGGCTGTTTCGGCGTGGAATTCATCAATGTGAACCATTCGATCGCGGGCGCGGTGGCGCTGTGCATCGACACGCCGCAGGGACGCATCTTCCACAGCGGCGACTTCAAGATAGACCTGACGCCCGTCGCGGGCGACCAGATAGACCTTCCCCGCATTTCCGAGATCGGAAGGGAAGGCGTCAACCTTTTGCTGTGCGAATCCACGAACGTGGAGCGGCAGGGATACACGATGAGCGAAACGGTGGTAGGCACCACGCTCGACCATCTGTTCGCGGAACACGTCAACCGCCGCATCATCGTGGCGACCTTCGCCTCCAACGTGCACCGTTTGCAGCAGATCATCGACCTTGCGGCAAAGTACCGCAGAAAAGTCGCGCTGTCGGGCCGCAGCATGCTCAACGTGGTGGACGCCGCGGGCAAGATCGGAGAACTGAACATTCCCGAGGGCGTGCTCATCGACGTGGAAAAGATCAAAAACTATTTCGACAGGGAGATCGTCATCGTTTCCACGGGCAGCCAGGGCGAACCGATGAGCGCGCTCACGCGCATGGCGTCGGGCGATTTCAATAAAGTGACCATCGGCTCCAACGACACCATCATTATCTCCGCCTCGCCCATTCCGGGCAACGAAAAGATGGTGTATAAAGTCATCAACAATCTTTATCGCAAGGGCGCGAACGTCGTCTACGAATCGCTGGAAAAGATCCACGTTTCGGGACATGCCTGCCAGGAAGAACTGAAGATCATGCACTCTCTGTTAAAGCCCAAATTCTTTATTCCCGTGCACGGGGAATACCGCCATCTCAAACGCCACGTGCAACTGGCGGCGGATCTGGGCATGGGCGAAAACAATATGCTCATCTGCGGGATCGGCAACTGCGTCGAACTGACGCGGGAAACCATGCAGTTCGGCGAAAGCGTTTCTTCCGGCTCGCGTCTCGTGGACGGCGGAAGCCTGGAAGACAGGGAAAACAGCGAAGTGATGAAGGACAGAAAGAGCCTGTCCGAAGACGGCATCTTCGTCATCACCGCCTGCGTTTCCGAGCGCAGCGGCGAACTTCTGAGCGAACCCGAAGTCATCAACCGCGGTTTCGTCATGCCCGAAAATGCCGATTATGCGTCGGATATCCGTCAGATCGTCGTCGGCTGCGCCTCGCAGGTTAACGTCAGGGGCGACCGCGACAATACCGAATACAAGGCGGCGGTACAGAAATCCGTCAAAAATTTCATTTACAAAAAGACAAAACAAAATCCCGTCGTCATGGTAAATATCATCCGTATCTGA
- the serC gene encoding 3-phosphoserine/phosphohydroxythreonine transaminase, with protein MRVYNFSAGPSMLPAEVLEEAQRELLDFAGTGMSVTEISHRDKAYSAVVEEAERNLRDLLNIPEDYCVIFVQGGASQQFAAVPLNLMHKGKADYLVTGNFAKKAWQEGKIYGAARVAASSEDKVYTYIPDLDKVEFDDDADYVHFTSNNTIFGTRFTKFPETKAPLACDMSSDILSREIDVSKFGVIYAGAQKNLAPAGVTIVIARKDLIENPRPECPTMLKWKTQAENGSLYNTPPCFSIYMANLVLRHLKKLGGVKEINKINEYKAGLLYDFIDNSSFYSNGVVKKDRSIMNVPFVTPSKDTDEKFVKEAKAAGLVSLKGHRLVGGMRASIYNAMPVEGVKALIEFMKKFENENK; from the coding sequence ATGAGAGTTTACAATTTTTCGGCAGGCCCTTCCATGCTTCCCGCGGAGGTTCTGGAAGAGGCGCAAAGAGAGCTTCTGGATTTTGCGGGCACAGGCATGAGCGTGACCGAGATCAGCCACAGGGATAAGGCGTACTCCGCCGTCGTGGAAGAGGCGGAACGCAATTTAAGAGATCTTTTGAATATTCCCGAAGATTATTGCGTCATCTTCGTACAGGGCGGCGCGAGCCAGCAGTTCGCGGCGGTGCCCCTTAATCTGATGCACAAAGGCAAAGCCGACTACCTCGTGACGGGCAACTTCGCGAAAAAGGCGTGGCAGGAAGGCAAGATCTACGGCGCGGCGCGCGTCGCGGCCTCTTCCGAAGATAAAGTTTACACATATATCCCCGATCTCGACAAAGTGGAATTCGACGACGACGCGGACTACGTGCACTTTACCTCCAACAACACCATTTTCGGCACGCGCTTTACGAAATTTCCCGAAACCAAGGCGCCCCTCGCCTGCGATATGAGTTCCGACATCCTTTCCCGCGAGATCGACGTTTCCAAATTCGGCGTTATCTATGCGGGCGCGCAGAAAAACCTCGCCCCCGCAGGCGTGACCATCGTCATCGCGCGCAAGGACCTCATCGAAAATCCCCGTCCCGAATGCCCCACCATGCTCAAGTGGAAGACGCAGGCGGAAAACGGCAGTCTGTACAACACCCCTCCCTGCTTCTCCATCTACATGGCGAACCTCGTTCTGCGCCATCTCAAAAAACTGGGCGGCGTGAAAGAGATCAACAAGATCAACGAGTATAAAGCGGGACTCCTGTACGACTTTATCGACAACTCCTCTTTCTACTCCAACGGCGTCGTGAAAAAAGACCGCTCCATCATGAACGTTCCCTTCGTCACTCCCTCCAAAGACACGGACGAAAAGTTCGTCAAAGAGGCGAAAGCCGCGGGGCTCGTTTCCCTGAAAGGCCACAGGCTGGTGGGCGGCATGCGCGCCTCCATCTATAACGCCATGCCCGTCGAGGGCGTGAAAGCGCTTATCGAGTTCATGAAAAAGTTCGAAAACGAGAACAAATAG
- a CDS encoding ABC transporter ATP-binding protein, producing MRRYFKYLKEYKWHCIFGPLLKWIEAALELMVPLVMKQIIDVGVANGDIPYVLKYGGVMLAMGALGLGCAVFCQRVASIASQGFGTNVRNALFSHINTLSYREIDKVGSASLVTRVVNDVNQMQSAVAIILRLVVRAPFIAAGAIVLCMITDWQIGLLVTLVSVLVGLVLFIIMKKSVPFYATNQRKLDRMSQITNENLEGARVVRAFSKRDKERARFDGAAEAMLQNSMRIGRISAYLNPLTFALVNLGIAAILFVSGVKVNIGRLTSGEIIAVISYMAQILNAMIVISNMVSLFTKAHASMNRVSEVFDLQSCIRDGGNAQPDFTAPAIQFENVSFSYAGTDKYALTDVSFSLEKGKTLGIIGGTGSGKTTLVNLFPRLYDCSLGSVKVFGHDVKDYSQESLRFIFGVVPQNGNLFSGTVRSNLFWGNDKASDEDFAEALKIACAYDFVMEKGGLDQPVAESGRNFSGGQKQRLTIARAVAGKPPVLVLDDSCSALDFATDAKVRANLAALEGTTTVIISQRASSIRGADEILVLEDGRIAGRGKHEELYENCGVYREICDSQARAEA from the coding sequence GTGAGACGGTATTTCAAATATCTCAAAGAATATAAATGGCACTGCATTTTCGGGCCGCTCCTGAAATGGATCGAGGCGGCGCTCGAACTGATGGTGCCGCTCGTAATGAAACAAATTATCGACGTGGGCGTCGCCAACGGCGACATTCCTTACGTGCTCAAATACGGCGGCGTCATGCTGGCGATGGGCGCGTTGGGGCTGGGGTGCGCCGTGTTCTGCCAACGCGTCGCGTCCATTGCGTCGCAGGGGTTCGGGACCAACGTGCGCAACGCCCTGTTTTCGCATATCAATACGCTGTCTTATCGCGAGATCGACAAAGTCGGCTCCGCCTCGCTCGTCACGCGCGTGGTCAACGACGTCAACCAGATGCAGAGCGCGGTCGCCATTATCCTGCGGCTCGTCGTACGCGCTCCCTTTATCGCGGCGGGCGCCATCGTGCTGTGCATGATCACGGACTGGCAGATCGGGCTTCTGGTCACCCTCGTTTCCGTTCTCGTGGGGCTGGTCCTCTTTATCATCATGAAAAAGAGCGTGCCGTTTTACGCGACCAATCAAAGAAAACTCGACAGAATGTCGCAGATCACCAACGAAAATTTAGAGGGCGCCCGCGTGGTGCGCGCCTTTTCCAAGCGCGACAAAGAGCGCGCGCGGTTCGACGGTGCGGCTGAGGCGATGCTGCAAAATTCCATGCGCATCGGCCGTATTTCCGCCTATCTCAATCCGCTCACGTTTGCGCTCGTAAACTTAGGCATCGCCGCCATTCTCTTCGTCAGCGGCGTAAAAGTCAATATCGGCAGGCTCACCAGCGGCGAGATCATCGCCGTCATCAGTTACATGGCGCAGATCCTCAACGCGATGATCGTCATTTCCAATATGGTTTCGCTGTTCACCAAGGCGCACGCTTCCATGAACCGCGTCAGCGAGGTATTCGATCTGCAGTCATGTATCCGCGACGGGGGGAACGCGCAGCCCGACTTCACCGCGCCCGCGATCCAATTCGAAAACGTCAGTTTTTCCTATGCGGGCACGGATAAATACGCGCTCACCGATGTTTCTTTTTCTCTGGAAAAGGGAAAGACTTTGGGGATCATCGGCGGCACGGGCAGCGGCAAGACCACGCTCGTGAACCTCTTTCCGCGCCTGTACGACTGCTCGTTGGGCAGCGTGAAAGTGTTCGGGCACGACGTGAAGGACTATTCGCAGGAAAGCCTGCGTTTTATCTTCGGCGTGGTGCCGCAAAACGGCAATCTGTTTTCGGGCACCGTGCGCTCCAACCTGTTCTGGGGCAACGACAAGGCGAGCGACGAGGATTTTGCGGAAGCCTTGAAGATCGCCTGCGCCTATGATTTCGTCATGGAAAAGGGCGGGCTGGATCAGCCCGTGGCGGAATCGGGACGCAATTTTTCAGGCGGACAGAAACAGCGATTGACCATCGCGCGCGCGGTCGCGGGCAAACCGCCCGTGCTGGTTTTGGACGATTCGTGTTCGGCATTGGATTTTGCCACCGACGCCAAAGTGCGCGCCAATCTCGCCGCGCTGGAAGGCACGACGACGGTCATCATTTCCCAGCGCGCCTCGTCCATACGCGGCGCGGACGAAATTCTCGTTTTGGAGGACGGCCGCATTGCGGGCAGGGGAAAGCACGAAGAATTATACGAAAATTGCGGCGTGTACCGCGAGATCTGCGATTCGCAGGCGAGGGCGGAAGCATGA
- a CDS encoding coiled-coil domain-containing protein — MAFSDNNPNSGNTLTSYEKLKATEKYLAKMKDVLSTMDEISRIKRANGDKDADSDEIGGYKRSSVVKLVSELEKQREMLLSAIEREKNEAVAAKEKELSVKEKEIEELKAREAARTEKDKSELLSKKEAELAEKERELMRLRAERAAHEEKLSREQKEKQEAIRARDEALKAKEEALKMQAALALREQELATLAPTKNDNAVTSFRKGDNALAIEGLYTGLSMDIEKMRDDILQEMKYSYKQDISIYDDLAEKIESIKTIDANTLEEGLKPLQVLNTLDEKLNALQTVDYDCIVEKVSEKLTETKIDYDVLAERVAALMTSYAENAISPKMQLSAIEQRLEEMQYALSGIMSVKQMPEFRKLDTMVEEYLRTLSYDTIPDILILSDEIRKKANRHIAGGNTLRGEGMLADLGARLRNVALGGYGALVVIEDTIKTHSLPKTLSDEAFAEFKEACAELERSPAVCGDELVGKVVRTKKALLNDVDLAQFDNDTMGELLEIFAEIPAGELPSETTIVNIGALKKELMSFNLSYFVELEPVAAQPEKTDNVDTQAILEAISNIKIPEAVAIVSQPVAAAKEPTESKLEEVKKDSPNVRVKKARVLRPAVSSKDNKTEKVVQPLRVVRRSIKASEENPDALSKALVGQVAQKIANSMIK; from the coding sequence ATGGCGTTTTCTGACAACAATCCGAATAGCGGGAATACCTTGACTTCTTATGAGAAATTGAAAGCCACGGAAAAATATTTAGCGAAAATGAAAGACGTTCTGTCCACAATGGATGAGATCTCGCGCATCAAGCGCGCGAACGGCGACAAGGACGCCGATTCCGACGAGATCGGGGGGTATAAGCGTTCGTCGGTCGTAAAACTCGTTTCCGAACTGGAAAAACAGCGGGAAATGCTGCTTTCCGCCATCGAACGGGAAAAGAACGAAGCGGTCGCCGCCAAAGAGAAGGAACTTTCCGTCAAAGAAAAGGAGATCGAAGAATTGAAAGCGCGCGAGGCCGCGCGCACCGAAAAGGATAAATCCGAACTTCTGTCGAAAAAGGAAGCGGAACTTGCCGAAAAGGAAAGGGAACTCATGCGCCTTCGCGCAGAGCGCGCCGCGCACGAAGAAAAACTTTCCCGCGAACAGAAAGAAAAACAGGAAGCCATCCGCGCCCGCGACGAGGCGCTCAAAGCCAAGGAAGAGGCACTCAAAATGCAGGCGGCTCTCGCGCTGCGCGAACAGGAACTTGCCACGCTCGCGCCCACCAAAAACGACAACGCGGTCACGAGTTTCAGAAAAGGCGACAACGCCCTTGCCATCGAAGGGCTCTACACGGGACTTTCCATGGACATCGAAAAGATGCGCGACGATATTTTGCAGGAAATGAAATATTCCTACAAGCAGGATATCTCCATCTACGACGATCTGGCGGAAAAGATAGAATCCATCAAAACCATCGATGCGAACACGCTCGAAGAGGGACTCAAACCCTTGCAGGTTCTCAATACGCTCGATGAAAAACTCAACGCGCTGCAAACGGTCGATTACGATTGCATCGTGGAAAAGGTGAGCGAAAAACTCACCGAAACAAAGATCGATTACGACGTTCTGGCGGAACGCGTGGCGGCTTTGATGACGTCCTACGCCGAAAACGCGATCTCGCCCAAAATGCAACTGAGCGCCATCGAGCAGCGCCTCGAAGAGATGCAGTATGCTTTGAGCGGTATCATGAGCGTCAAGCAGATGCCCGAGTTCCGCAAACTGGATACGATGGTGGAGGAGTATCTCCGCACGCTCTCTTACGACACGATTCCCGATATTCTGATCTTATCCGACGAGATACGCAAAAAGGCGAACCGCCACATCGCGGGCGGCAACACGCTGCGCGGCGAGGGAATGCTCGCGGATCTGGGCGCGCGCCTTCGCAACGTGGCGCTCGGCGGATACGGCGCGCTCGTCGTCATCGAAGACACGATCAAGACGCATTCTTTGCCTAAAACCCTCAGCGACGAGGCGTTCGCCGAGTTCAAAGAGGCGTGCGCGGAGTTGGAAAGAAGCCCCGCCGTCTGCGGCGACGAGTTGGTCGGAAAAGTGGTTCGTACCAAAAAAGCGCTCCTCAACGACGTAGATCTGGCGCAGTTCGACAACGACACCATGGGCGAACTTCTGGAAATATTCGCGGAGATCCCCGCGGGCGAACTGCCTTCGGAAACTACGATCGTCAATATCGGCGCATTGAAAAAGGAACTGATGAGTTTCAACCTTTCCTATTTCGTTGAACTCGAACCCGTCGCGGCGCAGCCCGAAAAGACGGACAACGTGGATACGCAGGCCATTTTGGAGGCCATTTCTAATATCAAGATCCCCGAGGCGGTCGCAATCGTTTCGCAGCCCGTTGCGGCGGCGAAAGAACCGACGGAAAGCAAACTCGAAGAAGTCAAAAAGGACAGCCCGAACGTCCGCGTGAAGAAAGCGCGCGTTCTGCGCCCCGCCGTTTCTTCCAAAGACAACAAGACGGAAAAAGTCGTGCAGCCTCTGCGCGTGGTGCGCCGCAGTATCAAGGCGAGCGAAGAAAATCCCGACGCGCTTTCCAAAGCGCTTGTGGGGCAGGTCGCGCAGAAGATCGCAAACAGCATGATCAAATAA
- the spoIVA gene encoding stage IV sporulation protein A, which produces MFNNQIYEDIARRTGGDIYVGVVGPVRTGKSTFIRKFAEQLIVPNVKDANKRAVLTDELPQAAEGKTVMTTEPKFVPGEAVGIDVKDNAHVRVRLIDCVGFMVEGAQGATEDGKPRLVSTPWSDTPVPFDKAAETGTQKVIREHSTIGIMVTCDGSVAGIERSGYIAAEERTVNELKAIGKPFVIVLNCREPQSEQSTILRAALEEKYAVPVLALNCERADGEELMGVLEKVLFEFPVVTVDFKIPLWMQALPAESRIISEILAKVKETCCKVRKMRDCSLFDSMFEAEAPLNNPLSVSLKLGEGRAEVELSAKEGLFYSTLSEECGEEISDDFTLMRYVKSLKEAKSCYEKFKNALAAAEETGYGVVNPAEGDLVLDAPDMVRQGRGCGIRLKGNAASYHIMKIEVKSEVNPVLGTAMGSEELVKGMLDKYDNDPESLWSTDLFGKTFRDMVREGLNAKVVAMPEDAKRKMRRTVTRIVNEGRGGVICILL; this is translated from the coding sequence TAAATCCACGTTTATCCGAAAATTCGCCGAACAGCTCATCGTTCCGAACGTGAAGGACGCGAATAAGCGCGCCGTGCTGACGGACGAACTTCCGCAGGCCGCGGAGGGCAAGACGGTGATGACCACAGAGCCGAAATTCGTTCCCGGCGAGGCGGTCGGCATCGACGTGAAGGACAATGCGCACGTGCGCGTCCGTCTGATCGATTGCGTCGGCTTTATGGTCGAAGGGGCGCAGGGCGCCACCGAAGACGGAAAGCCCAGACTTGTTTCCACCCCGTGGAGCGACACTCCCGTACCCTTTGACAAGGCGGCGGAAACGGGCACGCAGAAGGTCATACGCGAACATTCCACCATCGGGATCATGGTCACGTGCGACGGCTCCGTGGCGGGCATCGAGCGCAGCGGCTACATCGCTGCGGAAGAGCGCACCGTCAACGAACTGAAAGCCATCGGCAAGCCCTTCGTCATCGTCCTCAACTGCCGCGAACCGCAGAGCGAGCAGAGCACGATCTTGCGCGCCGCGCTCGAAGAAAAGTACGCGGTGCCCGTTCTCGCCCTCAACTGCGAGCGCGCGGACGGCGAAGAACTGATGGGCGTTCTGGAAAAAGTGCTGTTCGAATTCCCCGTCGTCACCGTCGATTTCAAAATTCCTCTGTGGATGCAGGCGCTGCCCGCGGAGAGCCGCATTATTTCGGAGATTCTTGCCAAAGTCAAGGAAACGTGCTGTAAAGTGCGCAAAATGCGCGATTGTTCGCTGTTCGATTCTATGTTCGAGGCGGAGGCTCCGCTCAACAATCCGCTTTCCGTTTCCTTAAAATTGGGCGAAGGCCGCGCGGAAGTGGAATTGAGTGCGAAAGAGGGGTTATTCTATTCGACGCTCAGCGAAGAGTGCGGCGAAGAGATCTCCGATGACTTCACGCTCATGCGGTACGTGAAATCGCTCAAAGAGGCGAAAAGTTGTTACGAGAAATTCAAGAACGCGCTTGCCGCTGCCGAAGAGACGGGCTACGGCGTGGTGAATCCCGCCGAGGGCGATCTCGTTCTGGACGCGCCCGACATGGTGCGCCAGGGCAGGGGCTGCGGCATCCGTTTAAAAGGCAACGCCGCGAGTTATCATATCATGAAGATCGAAGTGAAGAGCGAAGTCAATCCCGTTCTGGGAACGGCGATGGGCAGCGAGGAACTCGTCAAGGGCATGCTGGATAAATATGACAACGACCCCGAATCGCTGTGGTCGACCGACCTTTTCGGCAAGACCTTCCGCGACATGGTGCGCGAAGGCTTAAACGCCAAAGTCGTCGCCATGCCCGAGGACGCGAAGCGCAAAATGCGCCGCACGGTGACGCGCATCGTCAACGAGGGCCGCGGCGGAGTCATCTGCATCCTGTTATAA
- a CDS encoding 3-phosphoglycerate dehydrogenase family protein yields the protein MANILKLNEISEVADKFLPAGYVFGKDVKNPDGIMLRSFNMHEYPLNDELLAVARAGAGTNNIPIDKCTEKGIVVFNTPGANANAVKELVLCELFLGGRKITDAIDWVKTLKGAEGLSKIVEKGKSSFVGHEISGKTLGVIGLGAIGVNVANAAVGLGMNVLGYDPYLSIDGALHLDTQVKTSDLDTLLKTADFITVHVPFTPSTANMFNADTFAKMKDGAVLINNSRGELVDNAAVVAAVESGKLERYITDFPADQLIGVKNIICVPHLGASTPEAEDNCAMMAAKELAEYIENGNIVHSVNYPDVFSPRSSVSRMTVMHDNVKEVISKITSIISAAGINIANLLDKSKGDKAYLIVDLDEKPSDKVIADIGALEFVTRLRVL from the coding sequence ATGGCAAATATTTTAAAACTCAACGAGATCAGCGAAGTCGCGGACAAATTTCTGCCCGCAGGCTACGTATTCGGAAAGGACGTAAAAAATCCCGACGGCATCATGCTGCGCAGTTTCAATATGCACGAATACCCTTTAAACGACGAACTTCTGGCGGTGGCACGCGCGGGCGCGGGCACCAACAATATTCCCATCGACAAGTGCACGGAAAAGGGAATCGTCGTTTTCAATACCCCCGGCGCGAACGCGAACGCGGTGAAAGAACTGGTGTTATGCGAACTTTTCCTCGGCGGGCGCAAGATCACGGACGCCATCGACTGGGTGAAAACGTTAAAGGGCGCGGAAGGCCTTTCCAAAATTGTCGAAAAGGGCAAATCGAGTTTTGTGGGACATGAGATCTCCGGCAAGACTCTGGGCGTGATCGGACTCGGCGCCATCGGCGTGAACGTGGCGAACGCGGCTGTCGGACTCGGCATGAACGTGCTCGGCTACGACCCCTATCTCTCCATCGACGGGGCTTTGCACCTCGACACGCAGGTCAAGACTTCCGACCTCGATACGCTTTTGAAAACGGCGGACTTTATCACCGTGCACGTCCCCTTCACCCCCTCGACCGCCAATATGTTCAACGCCGATACCTTTGCGAAAATGAAGGACGGCGCGGTGCTCATCAACAATTCGCGCGGCGAACTCGTAGACAACGCGGCAGTCGTCGCGGCAGTCGAGAGCGGAAAACTCGAACGCTATATCACGGACTTTCCCGCCGACCAACTGATCGGCGTCAAAAATATTATATGCGTACCCCATCTCGGCGCGTCCACGCCCGAAGCGGAGGACAACTGCGCGATGATGGCGGCGAAAGAACTCGCGGAATACATCGAAAACGGAAATATCGTCCACAGCGTCAACTATCCCGACGTTTTCTCGCCCCGTTCTTCGGTGAGCCGTATGACCGTCATGCACGACAACGTAAAGGAAGTTATTTCCAAGATCACTTCCATCATTTCTGCTGCGGGCATCAATATCGCCAACCTTCTGGATAAATCCAAAGGCGACAAGGCGTATCTCATCGTCGACCTCGACGAAAAGCCTTCCGATAAAGTGATCGCCGACATCGGCGCGCTCGAATTCGTGACAAGATTGAGAGTTTTATAA